A single region of the Halichondria panicea chromosome 10, odHalPani1.1, whole genome shotgun sequence genome encodes:
- the LOC135342270 gene encoding uncharacterized protein LOC135342270, with the protein MSNFRVALLRVSEQLTNQQLEFLKFLSRPILTNSRIDRIRSSLDLFNALEERGRLSAENTAFLHRMLESTGYNEARRQLIEFPPTRPVEIDQNFLFYECLLRIAMDLESGEFDNMKYYFKDQLKQNVQRIYTATELFQLLIQRQIIRNTDLKQLYNALITAGRVDLCDKVNQYMLQVQRQPYQQLTGGAVPNSLYTGDQQQQLGQPMQETPLNESNPHLSRIDSYSSSSSLSPLSPVSRAGSGASTLGSMGVPDITSPPSGVGSLPSQPSMDSSQHQFIASNGQSFTANRRQLSPAHQGNAVVNNGVQHIPQNNPQPMYGQRSTQDDTRYQGVHPESQQYYSQSTGQPSQTNYGVINPNTQQSNYGHQHPESQPSYPVHPVSQPSYPVSHPYYPVQSPPSTQSPAFHVGEEPLQYSQPPYLAAVFNMEEEKQQQSRNQQLQSELARKDSELRMKEDNIMQYQTQLMGMQARINSVADQHQGKEREYEQKISELETLLKRMTNEAELQRKEMQTVHQQLQVANPQSAQDDDDYYKMSRSPHGVCLIVNNYEFHHSDPDKQHPRRNGADVDVHNLTQTFKYLRYKVEVMENLSSTQMKEELLRMANRSHAQYDSFICCILTHGEQGVVHGSDCEAVNLNDLAGVMKMCPSLFGKPKLFFVQACRGDQETKGFDLPERDTGGGPYHNTIPQEADFYFGFATPTGSSAYRSRRYGSWFISEVCQVFIKHSYTHDLGAMMVKVNKRVSDAYTKDGYKQAPESVNRLRFQVHFFRFIKGIGH; encoded by the exons ATGAGTAATTTCCGAGTGGCACTGTTGCGTGTCAGCGAACAGCTAACCAACCAACAACTGGAATTTCTCAAGTTTCTAAGTCGGCCCATCCTCACTAACTCGCGTATTGACAGAATTCGATCATCTCTCGATCTCTTTAATGCACTAGAGGAGAGAGGTAGACTCTCAGCAGAAAACACGGCCTTCCTACACCGAATGCTAGAGAGCACCGGTTATAATGAAGCACGTAGACAACTTATTGAATTTCCCCCTACTAGACCAGTAGAGATTGATCAAAATTTCCTCTTCTACGAGTGTCTTCTAAGGATTGCCATGGATTTAGAATCGGGCGAATTTGACAATATGAAGTACTACTTCAAAGACCAGCTCAAGCAGAATGTTCAGAGGATCTACACGGCCACAGAACTGTTCCAACTCCTTATTCAGAGGCAGATTATCCGGAATACTGATTTGAAGCAGCTCTATAATGCCCTTATTACAGCTGGTCGTGTAGATCTGTGCGATAAGGTGAATCAGTACATGCTGCAAGTTCAAAGACAACCTTACCAACAGCTCACAG GTGGTGCTGTCCCCAACAGCCTGTACACTGGTGatcaacaacaacaactgggTCAACCAATGCAAGAGACTCCACTGAACGAATCAAATCCTCACCTATCTCGTATCGATAGCTACTCCTCCTCCTCATCCCTCTCACCCCTCTCCCCTGTCAGCAGAGCAGGGTCCGGGGCGTCCACCCTGGGATCCATGGGAGTGCCTGATATTACCTCTCCACCCTCTGGTGTTGGGAGCCTCCCTAGCCAACCGAGTATGGACTCATCACAGCACCAATTCATTGCCAGTAATGGACAATCCTTCACAGCAAACAGAAGACAGTTATCACCTGCACATCAAGGGAATGCAGTAGTGAACAATGGAGTACAGCATATTCCTCAGAATAACCCACAGCCCATGTATGGACAACGTTCTACACAAGACGACACGCGTTACCAAGGTGTACACCCTGAGAGTCAACAGTATTATTCGCAATCTACAGGCCAGCCGTCACAGACAAATTATGGAGTCATAAACCCAAACACACAACAGTCCAATTATGGACATCAACACCCGGAGAGCCAGCCGTCCTATCCTGTTCACCCAGTGAGTCAGCCATCCTATCCTGTGAGTCACCCATACTATCCTGTACAATCCCCGCCTTCTACACAAAGTCCCGCGTTTCATGTCGGAGAAGAACCTTTGCAGTATTCACAACCTCCGTATTTGGCTGCTGTTTTCAACATGGAAGAGGAGAAACAACAGCAATCTCGGAATCAGCAACTGCAGTCCGAACTCGCACGTAAAGACAGTGAACTAAGAATGAAAGAAGACAATATCATGCAGTACCAAACCCAACTCATGGGCATGCAAGCAAGAATCAACTCTGTGGCCGATCAGCACCAGGGCAAAGAGAGAGAGTACGAACAAAAGATCTCTGAACTTGAAACGCTTTTGAAGCGGATGACAAATGAAGCTGAGCTGCAGAGAAAAGAAATGCAAACTGTCCACCAACAGTTGCAAGTTGCCAACCCACAGTCGGCACAAGACGATGACGACTATTACAAAATGAGTCGAAGTCCCCACGGTGTTTGCTTAATCGTTAACAACTACGAATTCCACCATTCTGACCCTGACAAACAACACCCTCGCAGAAATGGAGCAGATGTTGACGTACACAACCTTACACAGACCTTCAAATACCTTCGTTACAAAGTTGAAGTCATGGAAAATCTATCCTCCACTCAAATGAAAGAAGAATTGCTCCGTATGGCCAACCGAAGCCACGCCCAGTACGACAGTTTCATATGTTGCATTCTGACCCACGGGGAGCAAGGTGTCGTACACGGATCAGATTGTGAAGCTGTTAACTTGAACGATCTAGCTGGAGTCATGAAGATGTGTCCCTCTCTCTTCGGAAAGCCAAAGCTGTTTTTCGTACAAGCCTGTCGGGGAGACCAAGAGACCAAAGGATTTGACCTCCCTGAACGTGACACAGGGGGTGGTCCTTATCATAACACGATCCCACAAGAGGCCGACTTCTATTTTGGATTTGCCACACCCACAGGAAGCTCTGCATATCGTAGTCGTCGCTATGGTTCGTGGTTCATATCTGAAGTATGCCAAGTGTTTATCAAGCATTCGTATACGCACGACCTCGGGGCCATGATGGTAAAGGTCAACAAAAGGGTGTCTGATGCGTACACCAAGGACGGGTACAAGCAAGCACCTGAGTCTGTGAATCGTCTTCGATTTCAAGTTCACTTCTTCCGATTTATCAAAGGCATTGGCCATTGA